The proteins below come from a single Rhizobium sp. BT04 genomic window:
- a CDS encoding DUF983 domain-containing protein: MDTEYPPLPPIQTGIRGRCPRCGQGHMFKGFLTLQPQCEACGLDYSFADPADGPAFFVICFACIPSVLLGVWLEVAFSAPIWVQLLVTGPFMLATCIPPLRPLKGWLVASQYFYKAEEGRLA; encoded by the coding sequence ATGGACACCGAATATCCGCCACTTCCTCCGATACAGACCGGCATCAGGGGGCGCTGCCCGCGTTGCGGCCAGGGTCATATGTTCAAGGGCTTCCTGACGCTACAGCCGCAATGCGAGGCCTGCGGCCTCGATTATTCCTTCGCCGATCCGGCTGACGGCCCGGCCTTCTTCGTCATCTGCTTTGCCTGCATCCCGAGCGTGCTGCTTGGTGTCTGGCTGGAGGTGGCCTTTTCGGCACCGATCTGGGTACAGCTTCTGGTCACCGGCCCCTTCATGCTCGCCACCTGCATTCCGCCACTGCGGCCGCTGAAGGGCTGGCTGGTCGCCAGCCAGTATTTCTACAAGGCGGAAGAGGGCAGGCTCGCCTGA
- a CDS encoding ectoine synthase yields the protein MYVRSLKDVEATDYFVEWGNGTSHRLLTEKDGMGFTVCHTIVRANTVSLLEYRQHLEACYCIAGEGEVEDMQGTVFPIRQGDIYVLDKHDRHLLRGGRDQDLILVSVFNPPLKGSERHNLSDPSGSAY from the coding sequence ATGTACGTGCGCAGCCTGAAGGATGTCGAAGCAACCGATTATTTCGTGGAATGGGGCAACGGGACGAGCCATCGTTTGCTGACGGAAAAGGATGGCATGGGCTTTACCGTTTGCCATACGATCGTGCGCGCCAACACCGTCTCGCTTCTCGAATACCGCCAGCATCTCGAGGCCTGCTATTGCATCGCCGGCGAGGGCGAGGTGGAGGATATGCAGGGCACTGTCTTCCCGATTCGCCAGGGCGATATCTATGTGCTCGACAAGCATGACAGGCATCTGCTGCGCGGCGGCCGTGACCAGGACCTGATCCTTGTCAGCGTCTTCAATCCGCCGCTGAAGGGATCCGAGCGCCATAATCTGAGCGATCCCTCGGGGTCGGCTTATTGA
- a CDS encoding LysR substrate-binding domain-containing protein, protein MTLPFGALRAFEAAARLSSFSRAGDELRVTHAAISHQIRHLEEWFGRALFLREKRGVRLAPEAKSFAETLSSSFERISAEAEMLKLTTRSEITVGCIPSVATRWLIPSLGDFLTKHPDVTIKVVYAMAEQRLRETGCDVLITLGADTFEGVVCHQLFSRATQPVASPRYLERKGGVDHATQIATADLLHDETTAHWALWLDKAGVPLTRPLKGPVFQDFNLLATAAIAGHGVALCPVELCRREIENGDLIVLSDISILEQESYFLICKASPQKSISAFSMWFKSVIE, encoded by the coding sequence ATGACACTTCCATTCGGCGCATTGAGAGCCTTCGAAGCGGCAGCGCGTCTCTCCAGTTTTTCGCGCGCCGGCGACGAATTGCGCGTCACGCATGCCGCGATCAGCCATCAGATCCGTCATTTGGAAGAATGGTTCGGACGGGCCTTATTTCTGCGTGAAAAACGCGGCGTGCGGCTCGCACCCGAGGCCAAAAGCTTTGCCGAAACCCTATCGAGCAGCTTTGAAAGAATTTCCGCAGAAGCGGAAATGCTGAAGCTAACGACCAGATCTGAGATCACCGTCGGCTGCATCCCGTCCGTCGCGACGCGATGGCTCATACCGTCGCTCGGCGATTTCCTTACGAAGCATCCTGATGTCACAATAAAGGTGGTCTACGCCATGGCCGAACAGCGTCTGCGTGAAACCGGCTGCGATGTGCTGATTACACTTGGCGCCGACACCTTCGAAGGCGTCGTTTGTCACCAGCTATTCTCCCGCGCCACGCAACCTGTCGCCAGTCCGCGCTATCTTGAAAGAAAGGGTGGCGTCGACCACGCGACACAGATCGCAACGGCAGACCTGCTCCATGACGAGACCACCGCGCATTGGGCGCTATGGCTCGACAAGGCGGGCGTGCCGTTGACGCGACCGCTGAAGGGGCCGGTGTTTCAAGATTTTAATTTGCTCGCGACCGCCGCCATTGCCGGTCATGGCGTGGCACTTTGTCCGGTCGAGTTATGCCGCCGTGAAATCGAGAACGGCGACCTGATCGTGCTCTCGGACATCTCGATTCTCGAACAGGAAAGCTATTTCCTCATCTGCAAGGCGTCCCCGCAAAAATCAATTTCCGCTTTCTCTATGTGGTTCAAATCGGTCATTGAATAG
- a CDS encoding LysR family transcriptional regulator, protein MMNDAMLRKIDLNLLLAFSVLMQERNVSRAAERLLLGQPGLSAALRRLREALDDELFVRVGRGLQPTPRALSIAPAIEDALSGIERAIRPQSEFDPASWQGEFRIGMCDNLESAFFGPLAARLLQLSPGARLIGIASDKRDAARRLDEGVFDFSVSVHEEPASWHIRAPLFNQASICIYDEAQLRLKAPLGLKDFADVAHVTVSFEGNAATSIDIALSRTGHVRRVVATVPRFSALPTALRAMPAIATVPESIGRCMAQLHGLTICEPPLSLPADPVTMLYRRVDQADGRARWFRRLFLDVAGEALEASGCCVSISRAAA, encoded by the coding sequence ATGATGAATGATGCCATGCTTCGCAAAATCGACCTGAATCTACTGCTGGCCTTTTCGGTGCTGATGCAGGAGCGCAATGTCAGCCGTGCCGCCGAGCGGCTGCTGCTCGGCCAGCCCGGCCTATCGGCCGCCTTGCGGCGCCTGCGCGAGGCGCTGGACGACGAATTGTTCGTGCGTGTCGGCCGCGGCTTGCAGCCGACGCCGCGCGCCCTTTCCATCGCCCCGGCGATCGAGGATGCGCTCTCGGGCATCGAGCGCGCGATCCGCCCGCAATCCGAATTCGATCCGGCAAGCTGGCAGGGCGAGTTCCGCATCGGCATGTGCGACAACCTCGAATCGGCCTTCTTCGGCCCGCTTGCCGCCCGTCTTCTCCAGCTTTCACCCGGTGCCCGGCTGATCGGCATCGCCTCCGACAAGCGCGATGCGGCGCGCCGGCTGGACGAGGGCGTCTTCGATTTCAGCGTCTCCGTGCACGAGGAGCCGGCCTCCTGGCACATCCGTGCGCCGCTGTTCAATCAGGCATCGATCTGCATTTACGACGAGGCCCAACTCCGGCTGAAGGCGCCGCTGGGCCTCAAGGATTTTGCCGATGTCGCCCATGTCACCGTCTCTTTCGAGGGCAATGCCGCGACCAGCATCGATATCGCGCTGAGCCGCACCGGCCATGTCAGGCGTGTGGTGGCGACTGTGCCGCGCTTTTCCGCTCTGCCGACGGCGCTCAGGGCCATGCCCGCCATCGCCACCGTGCCCGAATCGATCGGCCGCTGCATGGCGCAATTGCATGGGCTGACGATCTGCGAACCGCCGCTTTCACTGCCGGCCGATCCGGTGACCATGCTTTATCGCCGGGTCGACCAGGCCGACGGCCGGGCGCGCTGGTTCCGCCGCCTGTTCCTCGACGTCGCCGGCGAGGCACTCGAAGCCTCCGGCTGCTGCGTTTCGATATCGAGAGCTGCGGCGTAG
- a CDS encoding LysR substrate-binding domain-containing protein, translating into MDRLDAMTVLLAVVEQGSLSAASRHLRSPLATVSRKVSDLETHLNAQLLQRSNRKITLTEAGRAYVEAAREILDRVEEAERTAAGEYSAPKGELTMTAPIVFGRLHVLPVVVDFLKAYPDINLQLMLGDRLSNLVEDHIDVALRIGNLPDSNLIATRLGAIRRTVYASPDYLLRHATFRHPGDLAVHDCITFDSMASTPTWTFPQGKRDLTVPIRSRLAVNTAEAAVDAAVAGLGITRVLSYQAARAEMAGLLVPLLQDFEPPPAPVHLVYHTHGLVPLKLRALLDFATPRLRATLSKPQASLPSSAL; encoded by the coding sequence ATGGACCGCCTCGACGCCATGACCGTGCTTCTTGCCGTTGTCGAACAGGGCAGCCTGTCGGCAGCTTCACGGCATCTGCGATCCCCGCTCGCAACCGTCAGCCGCAAGGTTTCGGACCTGGAAACCCATCTCAACGCCCAACTGCTACAGAGGAGCAACCGGAAGATCACGCTGACCGAGGCCGGTCGCGCCTATGTCGAGGCGGCGCGGGAAATTCTCGACCGGGTGGAAGAGGCGGAGCGGACAGCCGCCGGTGAATACAGCGCGCCGAAGGGCGAACTGACGATGACCGCACCGATCGTCTTCGGGCGGCTGCACGTCCTGCCTGTCGTGGTGGATTTCCTGAAGGCCTATCCCGATATCAATCTGCAGCTGATGCTCGGCGACCGGCTGTCAAACCTCGTCGAAGATCATATCGACGTGGCGCTCCGGATCGGCAACCTGCCGGACAGCAACCTGATCGCCACAAGGCTCGGTGCGATCCGCCGCACGGTCTATGCCAGCCCGGATTATCTCTTGCGGCACGCCACATTCCGACATCCGGGCGATCTCGCCGTCCATGACTGCATCACCTTCGACAGCATGGCCTCGACGCCGACCTGGACATTCCCCCAGGGAAAACGCGATCTCACCGTGCCGATCCGCTCACGGCTTGCCGTCAACACCGCCGAGGCAGCGGTCGATGCGGCCGTCGCCGGCCTCGGGATCACCCGCGTGCTCTCCTACCAGGCCGCACGCGCCGAGATGGCCGGCCTGCTGGTGCCGCTGCTCCAAGATTTCGAACCGCCGCCGGCACCGGTGCATCTCGTCTACCACACACACGGACTGGTGCCGCTGAAACTGCGGGCACTGCTCGATTTCGCAACGCCGCGCCTGCGCGCGACACTCAGCAAGCCTCAGGCGAGCCTGCCCTCTTCCGCCTTGTAG
- a CDS encoding glutathione S-transferase family protein — MKLYHHPLSGHAHRAHLFLSLLGVSYELVEVDMAAGAHKAPEFLKLNPFGQVPVLDDDGTVIADSAAILVYLARKYGRTDWLPEEAVAAARIQKWLSVAAGEIAYGPCAARLVTVFGADFRTDEVIARAHRILALIEVELSGRNFLLGDNPAIADVALYSYIANAPEGNVDTSAYPNLRAWLARIEVLPGFVGFRKTKIGLAA; from the coding sequence ATGAAACTCTATCACCACCCGCTTTCCGGCCATGCCCACCGGGCTCACTTGTTCCTGTCGCTGCTTGGCGTGTCCTATGAGCTGGTCGAGGTCGACATGGCGGCAGGCGCCCACAAGGCGCCGGAGTTTCTCAAGCTCAATCCCTTTGGTCAGGTGCCGGTGCTGGACGACGATGGCACGGTCATTGCCGATTCCGCCGCCATTCTCGTCTATCTCGCGCGCAAATACGGCCGCACCGACTGGCTGCCGGAAGAGGCGGTGGCTGCGGCGCGGATCCAGAAATGGCTCTCGGTTGCGGCAGGCGAGATCGCCTACGGACCATGTGCCGCACGCCTGGTCACCGTTTTCGGTGCGGATTTCCGCACCGACGAGGTGATCGCCCGGGCGCACCGCATTCTGGCGCTGATCGAGGTGGAGCTCTCCGGCCGCAATTTCCTGCTCGGCGACAATCCTGCCATCGCCGACGTCGCGCTCTACAGCTACATCGCCAACGCGCCGGAGGGCAATGTTGATACTTCCGCCTATCCAAACCTCCGTGCCTGGCTTGCACGTATCGAGGTCCTGCCGGGCTTCGTCGGCTTCCGTAAGACCAAGATCGGCCTTGCCGCATAA
- a CDS encoding MFS transporter, whose protein sequence is MTFSKSKSGTGLALLLLCAANFLDAMDVSTIGVALPAIQAELGMEATSLQWAVSAYVLGYGGFLLLGGRVADVFGHRRVFLWSLAIFAAASIAGGFVDSGPTLIAARLVKGIAAAFTAPAALALLLSVFGEGTARAKALGVFSSTGAAGFVLGMVLGGAATIISWRATLVMGAPVAILTLFLAPLVLPADPKRTGPRPAFDWAGALTITPGLLLFVFGITNAAAAGWQDFASWGSLAASLALILLFLVVETRHADPMVPLGMFRRAKLRHANAIAALFQGAYVGFQFLATLYYQNVIGWSAFTTGFCFALGGVFVMFLAPRFATLAQNRGATGLMATGVGLQAFSYIFWVTALGHVDPILLVIFSQIPLGLGYALTYPSVQVAALSDVEDGKAGLASGLLFASFQIGGGIVLAAASAVFSAAPHFGWDPYVAGIAFVALLAVAITLLAAAGPRTSAARRPTYQPAE, encoded by the coding sequence ATGACATTTTCCAAATCGAAAAGCGGGACGGGGCTGGCATTGCTGCTGCTCTGCGCCGCCAACTTTCTCGACGCCATGGACGTCTCCACCATCGGCGTAGCACTGCCTGCCATCCAGGCCGAACTCGGCATGGAGGCGACCTCGCTGCAATGGGCCGTCAGCGCTTATGTGCTCGGCTATGGCGGCTTCCTGCTGCTCGGCGGCCGGGTCGCCGATGTCTTCGGCCATCGCCGTGTTTTTCTCTGGTCGCTGGCGATCTTTGCTGCCGCCAGCATCGCCGGCGGCTTCGTCGACAGTGGCCCGACGCTGATCGCCGCCCGCCTGGTCAAGGGCATTGCCGCCGCCTTCACCGCACCCGCGGCGCTTGCGCTGCTGCTCTCCGTCTTCGGCGAGGGAACGGCGCGGGCCAAGGCGCTCGGCGTCTTCTCCTCCACTGGCGCCGCCGGCTTCGTGCTCGGCATGGTGCTCGGCGGGGCCGCGACGATCATCAGTTGGCGGGCGACGCTTGTTATGGGCGCGCCCGTCGCCATCCTGACGCTCTTTCTTGCGCCGCTGGTGTTGCCCGCCGACCCCAAAAGGACGGGACCGCGGCCGGCCTTCGACTGGGCCGGCGCGCTGACGATCACGCCAGGACTGCTGCTCTTCGTCTTCGGCATCACCAATGCCGCAGCCGCCGGCTGGCAGGACTTTGCGAGCTGGGGTTCGCTCGCGGCGTCGCTGGCGCTGATCCTGCTCTTCCTCGTGGTCGAAACGCGCCATGCCGATCCGATGGTGCCGCTCGGCATGTTCCGTCGAGCCAAGCTTCGGCATGCCAATGCGATTGCCGCCCTCTTCCAGGGCGCCTATGTCGGCTTCCAGTTCCTGGCGACGCTCTATTATCAGAACGTCATCGGCTGGTCGGCCTTTACCACCGGCTTCTGCTTTGCGCTGGGCGGGGTCTTCGTGATGTTCCTGGCGCCGCGTTTTGCGACGCTCGCTCAAAATCGCGGCGCCACCGGGCTGATGGCGACGGGTGTCGGGCTGCAGGCCTTCAGCTACATCTTCTGGGTGACCGCACTCGGACATGTCGACCCGATCCTGCTCGTCATCTTCTCGCAGATCCCGCTCGGCCTCGGTTACGCCCTGACTTACCCCTCGGTGCAGGTCGCGGCGCTTTCCGATGTGGAGGACGGCAAGGCGGGGCTCGCCTCCGGGCTGCTCTTCGCCTCCTTCCAGATCGGCGGCGGCATCGTGCTTGCGGCCGCCTCGGCGGTGTTCAGCGCTGCACCGCATTTCGGCTGGGACCCCTATGTCGCCGGCATCGCCTTCGTGGCGCTGCTTGCGGTCGCGATCACCCTGCTTGCAGCCGCCGGGCCCCGGACATCGGCCGCCCGCAGGCCCACCTATCAGCCGGCGGAATGA
- the groL gene encoding chaperonin GroEL (60 kDa chaperone family; promotes refolding of misfolded polypeptides especially under stressful conditions; forms two stacked rings of heptamers to form a barrel-shaped 14mer; ends can be capped by GroES; misfolded proteins enter the barrel where they are refolded when GroES binds), with protein sequence MSAKQIRFSTDARDRLLRGVELLNNAVKVTLGPKGRNVVIDKSYGAPRITKDGVSVAKEIELEDKFENMGAQMVREVASKTNDLAGDGTTTATVLAASIFREGAKLVAAGLNPMDLRRGIDLGVTAVVKEIQARAMKVKSSAEIAQVGTIAANGDAAIGEMIAKAMDKVGNEGVITVEEARTAETELDVVEGMQFDRGYLSPYFVTNAEKMRVELEEPYILLHEKKLGSLQAMLPILEAVVQTGKPLLLISEDVEGEALATLVVNKLRGGLKVAAVKAPGFGDRRKAMLEDIAVLTSGQMISEDLGIKLDNVTLDMLGRAKRVLIDKESTTIIDGAGEKAAIQARIQQIKAQIEESTSDYDKEKLQERLAKLAGGVAVIRVGGATETEVKEKKDRIDDALNATRAAVEEGIVPGGGVALLRAKSALTSLTGENADVTAGISIVLRALEAPIRQIADNAGFEGSIVVGKLAGSNNHNQGFDAQTETYVDMIEAGIVDPAKVVRTALQDAGSIAALLITAEVMIADIPARESAPAAGNGGMGDMGY encoded by the coding sequence ATGTCTGCCAAGCAAATCAGATTCTCCACCGATGCGCGCGATCGCCTGCTGCGCGGCGTCGAATTGCTCAACAATGCCGTCAAGGTGACGCTTGGCCCAAAGGGTCGCAACGTCGTCATCGACAAGTCCTATGGCGCACCGCGCATTACCAAGGACGGCGTTAGCGTCGCCAAGGAGATCGAGCTCGAAGACAAGTTCGAGAACATGGGCGCGCAGATGGTGCGCGAGGTGGCTTCGAAGACCAATGATCTTGCCGGCGACGGCACGACGACGGCAACGGTACTCGCCGCCTCCATCTTCCGCGAAGGCGCAAAGCTCGTCGCAGCCGGCCTGAACCCGATGGATCTCAGGCGCGGCATCGATCTCGGCGTTACCGCCGTCGTCAAGGAGATCCAGGCGCGGGCGATGAAGGTCAAATCGTCAGCCGAGATTGCCCAGGTCGGCACCATTGCCGCCAATGGCGACGCCGCCATCGGTGAGATGATCGCCAAGGCGATGGACAAGGTCGGCAATGAGGGCGTCATAACAGTCGAAGAAGCGCGCACTGCCGAGACCGAACTCGACGTCGTCGAGGGCATGCAGTTTGACCGCGGCTATCTCTCGCCCTACTTCGTCACCAATGCCGAGAAGATGCGCGTGGAACTGGAGGAACCCTATATCCTCCTTCACGAGAAGAAACTCGGCAGTCTGCAGGCGATGCTGCCAATCCTGGAAGCCGTCGTGCAGACCGGTAAACCGCTTCTGCTCATCTCCGAGGACGTCGAAGGCGAGGCGCTGGCGACGCTTGTTGTCAATAAGCTGCGCGGCGGCCTGAAGGTCGCGGCCGTCAAGGCGCCGGGCTTCGGTGATCGCCGCAAGGCCATGCTGGAAGACATTGCCGTGCTTACATCAGGCCAGATGATTTCCGAGGATCTCGGCATCAAGCTCGACAACGTCACGCTCGATATGCTCGGCCGCGCCAAGCGCGTGCTGATCGACAAGGAATCCACCACGATCATCGATGGCGCCGGCGAGAAAGCGGCCATCCAGGCGCGCATCCAGCAGATCAAGGCGCAGATCGAGGAGAGCACCTCTGACTATGACAAAGAAAAACTGCAGGAACGCCTGGCCAAACTCGCCGGCGGCGTCGCGGTCATCCGCGTCGGCGGCGCGACCGAGACGGAAGTCAAGGAAAAGAAGGACCGCATCGACGATGCGCTGAACGCCACCCGTGCGGCTGTCGAAGAGGGCATCGTGCCCGGCGGCGGCGTGGCACTGTTGCGCGCCAAGTCGGCGCTCACGAGCCTGACCGGGGAGAACGCCGACGTGACGGCGGGCATCTCGATCGTGCTCAGGGCGCTCGAAGCCCCGATCCGGCAGATCGCCGACAATGCCGGGTTCGAGGGTTCCATCGTTGTTGGAAAACTCGCGGGCAGCAATAATCACAATCAGGGCTTCGACGCACAGACAGAGACCTATGTCGATATGATCGAGGCCGGCATCGTCGATCCCGCCAAGGTCGTGCGCACCGCTCTGCAGGACGCCGGTTCGATTGCCGCGCTTCTGATCACCGCCGAAGTGATGATCGCCGACATTCCCGCAAGAGAATCTGCCCCTGCAGCCGGAAACGGCGGCATGGGCGATATGGGATACTGA
- a CDS encoding S1C family serine protease: MNIDPILRSVVTVRSSIPEDAFTAETLGTVREGSGVVIRDNGLVLTIGYLITEAEEVWLTTHDGRVVPAHALAYDQETGFGLVQALGALDAPAVDLGDAATAKPGDPVVLADGIGEFVEANIVARQEFAGYWEYLLDEAIFTAPAHPSWGGAALIGSDGKLLGIGSLRLQMSQGDEVADINMVVPIDLLPPILDDLLNRGQVNKPPRPWLGAFSAESNGGVVVMSVAEGGPAAQAGLRQGDIISEIRDEEVDGLADFYRKIWSSGPAGAEIPMRILRNGREAWLRIKSADRNSFLRKPQLQ; this comes from the coding sequence ATGAATATCGATCCAATCCTGCGGTCAGTCGTGACCGTTCGTTCCTCCATTCCGGAAGATGCCTTCACGGCGGAGACGCTGGGCACCGTCCGGGAGGGCAGCGGCGTGGTCATTCGCGACAATGGGCTGGTGCTGACCATCGGCTATCTCATCACCGAGGCCGAGGAGGTCTGGCTGACCACCCACGACGGGCGCGTCGTTCCCGCGCATGCGCTTGCCTATGACCAGGAAACCGGCTTCGGCCTGGTGCAGGCGCTTGGGGCGCTTGATGCGCCGGCAGTGGATCTCGGCGACGCTGCCACGGCCAAACCCGGCGATCCCGTCGTGCTTGCCGATGGCATCGGAGAATTCGTCGAGGCCAACATCGTCGCCCGGCAGGAATTCGCCGGCTACTGGGAATATCTGCTGGACGAGGCGATTTTCACGGCGCCAGCCCATCCTTCTTGGGGCGGTGCGGCGCTGATCGGTTCGGACGGCAAGCTTCTGGGCATCGGTTCACTTCGCCTGCAAATGAGCCAGGGCGACGAGGTCGCCGATATCAACATGGTCGTACCGATCGACCTTTTGCCGCCGATCCTCGACGATCTGTTGAATCGCGGCCAAGTGAACAAGCCGCCCCGACCCTGGCTCGGCGCATTTTCGGCCGAAAGCAATGGCGGTGTGGTGGTCATGAGCGTTGCCGAAGGCGGTCCGGCCGCTCAGGCCGGCCTGCGGCAGGGTGATATCATCTCGGAGATTCGCGACGAAGAAGTCGATGGCCTGGCCGATTTCTACCGCAAGATCTGGAGCAGCGGCCCGGCCGGCGCTGAGATCCCGATGCGTATCCTCAGGAACGGCCGGGAGGCCTGGCTGCGCATCAAGTCCGCCGACCGCAACAGCTTTCTCAGAAAGCCGCAGCTGCAGTAA
- the groES gene encoding co-chaperone GroES, which produces MKFRSLHDRVVIRRAEGDVKSKGGIIIPDAAKEKPQQGEVVAVGPGLRDKSGNLVPLDVKVGDLILFGKWSGAEVTIDGETLLIMKETDIVGIVEKTEEAFQKAA; this is translated from the coding sequence ATGAAATTCCGTTCACTGCACGACCGCGTCGTCATTCGACGTGCGGAAGGCGATGTCAAATCCAAGGGCGGGATCATCATTCCAGACGCCGCCAAGGAGAAGCCGCAGCAAGGCGAAGTGGTCGCGGTCGGGCCGGGCCTGCGCGACAAAAGCGGCAATCTGGTCCCGCTCGACGTTAAGGTCGGTGATCTCATTCTGTTTGGAAAATGGTCGGGGGCAGAGGTCACGATCGATGGCGAGACCCTTCTGATCATGAAGGAGACCGACATCGTGGGCATCGTCGAAAAGACCGAAGAAGCCTTTCAAAAGGCTGCCTGA
- a CDS encoding PLP-dependent aminotransferase family protein, producing the protein MKNWHPDLSRSSSPRYMAIADVIEMDLRSGHLVVGDRLPPQRELAKRLNVDFTTVARGYVEAQKRGLVDSHVGRGTFVTGGADKEHPGLAPGAAPDPRRVSVVDFSMNLPPEPDDPELIARMREGMSAVAANLIPLLRYQGFGGAGMDKEAAAGWLGRRGLVPSQERIFVTPGAHPALLAIFGLLAKPGETVLSEIITYPGMRSIAAQLRLNLTGLLMDEDGILPDAFAGACERLKPKALYLNPTLQNPTTLTIPAKRREEISAVARKYHVPIVEDDAYGFIPLEGPPPLAAIAPDLTWHIGGLAKCIGAGLRLAYVVAPDSKAVWPFVSAMRANNVMASPLTGALATRWIEDGTADTILRFIRAEAAARQQMVAAILPTGSYRADPISFNIWLPLSNGWTRSTFGSHMRSSGIGVVASDAFTVEGTAPEAVRVCLGGPITRQKLQGALEFMAHALQGPPEMAASFF; encoded by the coding sequence ATGAAGAACTGGCATCCCGATCTCAGCCGCAGCAGCAGCCCCCGTTATATGGCGATCGCCGATGTGATCGAAATGGATCTGCGCAGCGGCCATCTGGTGGTGGGAGATCGGCTGCCGCCGCAACGCGAACTCGCCAAGCGGCTGAATGTCGACTTCACCACGGTGGCGAGAGGTTATGTCGAGGCGCAGAAGCGTGGGCTTGTCGATTCGCATGTCGGCCGCGGCACCTTCGTCACTGGTGGCGCGGATAAGGAGCACCCGGGTTTGGCACCCGGCGCCGCGCCTGATCCGCGCCGCGTCTCCGTCGTCGATTTTTCGATGAACTTGCCGCCGGAACCGGATGATCCGGAACTGATTGCCCGCATGCGCGAGGGCATGTCGGCGGTGGCAGCCAACCTCATACCGCTTCTGCGCTATCAGGGTTTCGGCGGCGCCGGCATGGACAAGGAAGCTGCCGCCGGCTGGCTCGGCCGTCGCGGGCTGGTGCCGTCCCAGGAGCGGATCTTCGTTACGCCGGGCGCCCATCCGGCCCTGCTGGCGATCTTCGGCCTGCTGGCAAAGCCGGGCGAAACCGTGCTGTCGGAAATCATCACCTATCCCGGCATGCGCTCGATCGCCGCCCAGCTGCGGCTCAATCTGACCGGTCTGCTGATGGACGAGGACGGTATCCTGCCGGACGCCTTTGCCGGAGCCTGCGAGAGGTTGAAGCCGAAGGCGCTCTATCTCAATCCGACGCTGCAGAACCCGACGACGCTGACCATCCCGGCCAAACGCCGCGAGGAGATCTCAGCCGTTGCCCGCAAATATCACGTGCCGATCGTCGAGGACGATGCCTACGGCTTCATTCCGCTGGAAGGCCCGCCGCCGCTTGCGGCAATAGCGCCCGATCTCACCTGGCATATCGGCGGACTGGCAAAATGCATCGGCGCGGGCCTGCGCCTTGCCTATGTCGTGGCGCCCGATAGCAAGGCCGTATGGCCTTTCGTCAGCGCCATGCGCGCCAACAATGTCATGGCCTCACCGCTGACCGGGGCGCTCGCCACCCGCTGGATTGAAGACGGCACCGCCGATACGATCCTGCGCTTCATCCGCGCCGAGGCCGCCGCCCGCCAGCAGATGGTCGCCGCCATCCTGCCGACCGGCAGTTACCGCGCCGATCCGATCAGTTTCAACATCTGGCTGCCGCTTTCCAATGGCTGGACCCGCTCCACCTTCGGCAGCCACATGCGCTCCTCCGGCATCGGCGTCGTCGCAAGCGACGCCTTCACGGTCGAGGGTACCGCACCAGAGGCCGTGCGGGTCTGCCTCGGCGGCCCGATCACCCGTCAGAAACTGCAGGGTGCCTTGGAGTTCATGGCCCATGCGCTGCAAGGCCCGCCGGAGATGGCCGCCTCGTTCTTCTGA
- a CDS encoding VOC family protein — protein MFDHISIGVKDLERARRFYDAALAPLGYERLSNSDTMIGYGPEEVGLWVMQVEQPVVADMRSGLHFCFVAPTEAAVDAFHAAALASGGTDNGEPGIRPDYGRFYYAAFIIDPDGYRLEAYFHKGEL, from the coding sequence ATGTTCGATCATATCTCCATCGGCGTAAAAGACCTCGAAAGAGCCCGCCGTTTCTACGACGCGGCGCTGGCGCCACTCGGATATGAGCGTCTGTCCAATTCCGACACCATGATCGGCTACGGCCCGGAAGAGGTCGGGCTCTGGGTGATGCAGGTGGAGCAGCCTGTTGTTGCCGACATGCGATCCGGGCTGCATTTCTGCTTCGTCGCCCCGACCGAGGCCGCGGTCGATGCCTTTCATGCGGCAGCCCTCGCATCCGGCGGCACGGATAATGGCGAACCTGGTATCCGGCCGGATTACGGACGCTTCTATTACGCCGCCTTCATCATCGATCCGGACGGCTACCGCCTCGAAGCGTATTTCCACAAAGGTGAGCTGTAA